The genome window CATCCCTGGTAATTAAATTTGCTGTCAGCATCACGAAAGCTTCGGTTCCGTCTTTCTTAATTATTTTTCGCCTGTATGGTTCCTCGCCTTCTTGTCCTCTTAAAATTGCTTCACGCCTTTCATTGCTTAGGACCGGCTTCTCGGGCAGAAAGAATCGGCCGCTATCCATTCCAATCAGTTCTTTAAGTTCGCAGCCGAATAGATCGGCTGCTGCCTGATTTGCAGCAGTAATTTTACCCGATAGGTCCTGCACCCAAATTGCATCATGTGCATTTTCAAAAAGCTGGCGGTATCTTTTCTCCGATACCTTAAGTTGATCTGCAGCGATTTGTCTTTCTCTATAAAGAACCGAATTATTTATGGCAATTCCAATTAAATTTCCAAGCGCGGATAACAACTCAATTTCGGGATCTCTGAACACACGTTCTTCTCTTGAGGCTACGCAGATTGTTCCAATAGTTTCCCCTCGTGCTGCCAGCGGCACACATAGTTTTGATATTAAACTTTCTTCCTGTACCCGTGCAGCATTAAACTTAGGATCATGTACAACGTCATCTGTTACAATCGGATCGCCTGTAGACGCAACTTTTCCGCACAAGCCCTCGCCTATCCTTATGCGACCAAGGATGTCCGAAGCTTCTTTACTGATGCCCTTGTACGCCACAAGCTTTAAAAATTGCTCACCGTGATCAATAGTGTGTATCATTACGACTTCAACATCGATAACTTCCCTTACCATATGTATGGCAGCTTTCATAACCTGCTCAATGTTCAGGGACTGGCTCAGCATCATTGAAAACGAATTGATAACCGAGAGTTGACGTTCCTGCTCAAGGGTTAGCTGGACGGTGGTATGAAGTTCGCGCTCGGTAGATTCGAGTCTCTCTTTGGTTTCCTCAAGCTGTTTTTCCTGTTGCTTATAATGATCTAAGCCAAGAGGCGCTAGGCTTCCGAGTGCTACAATTATTGCTGTCTCCCAAAGAGACGTTATGGGATATTCAGATATGAATATAGCACGCGGCAACATTGCTATTGCTGCAAATACAAGCGTTATTTTGCCACCCCTCGATCCGAAAGCAAAGCTGCTCAGGATTACGGGCACGAGATAAAGTATCCGATCGATGGTATGGCGAGTCAGACCTAAAGGTAAATCGGGTCCAGCAAAAATTCTAAAACTTGTTAGGTTATCATAGTGATGCAGGGTTATCAGTATGAAAATGCTAAGTATCGACCAGAATTGAGGGTTAGTAAATAGATAGGTCGGCTGCGAATCCGGCCCCTTGCCATGTTCTCTCTGGACCATTTCTGCTTCCATAGCCTGCCGCTTTGCTATTCTAAACCAACCCAGCCTTTCTTGAGAGCAAGAATTACAGCTTCGGTTCGCGACCCAA of Bacillota bacterium contains these proteins:
- a CDS encoding PAS domain S-box protein, with the translated sequence MEAEMVQREHGKGPDSQPTYLFTNPQFWSILSIFILITLHHYDNLTSFRIFAGPDLPLGLTRHTIDRILYLVPVILSSFAFGSRGGKITLVFAAIAMLPRAIFISEYPITSLWETAIIVALGSLAPLGLDHYKQQEKQLEETKERLESTERELHTTVQLTLEQERQLSVINSFSMMLSQSLNIEQVMKAAIHMVREVIDVEVVMIHTIDHGEQFLKLVAYKGISKEASDILGRIRIGEGLCGKVASTGDPIVTDDVVHDPKFNAARVQEESLISKLCVPLAARGETIGTICVASREERVFRDPEIELLSALGNLIGIAINNSVLYRERQIAADQLKVSEKRYRQLFENAHDAIWVQDLSGKITAANQAAADLFGCELKELIGMDSGRFFLPEKPVLSNERREAILRGQEGEEPYRRKIIKKDGTEAFVMLTANLITRDGGPEGIQFIGRDITEEVRMQENQAFYLQQITKGHEDERQRISRDLHDSTAQNLIAMLRQLEKFNEDNTQLPKEKQEFLWKLHGQIKSTLQEIRQLSRDLRPSVLDNLGLLPAVEWLVEMLETEDGVKTTLIVSGKEKRFSQEIEITLFRIVQEALRNIARHAEAKNAKVIMEFKDKETRVEIVDDGKGFELPSTIGDLSRRGKLGIDGMQTRAKLAGGTFEIQSRPGEGTVITVTIPV